In Torulaspora delbrueckii CBS 1146 chromosome 1, complete genome, one genomic interval encodes:
- the RPL25 gene encoding 60S ribosomal protein uL23 (similar to Saccharomyces cerevisiae RPL25 (YOL127W); ancestral locus Anc_3.43) produces the protein MAPSAKATAAKKAVVKGTNGKKALKVRTSATFRLPKTLKLARAPKYATKAVPHHIRLDSYKVIEQPITSETAMKKVEDGNTLVFQVSLKANKYQIKRAVKELYEIDVQSVNTLIRPNGTKKAYVRLTADHDALDIANRIGYI, from the coding sequence ATGGCTCCATCCGCTAAGGCTACTGCTGCTAAGAAGGCCGTTGTTAAAGGTACCAATGGTaagaaggctttgaagGTCAGAACCTCTGCCACTTTCAGATTgccaaagactttgaaattggctAGAGCACCAAAATATGCCACTAAAGCAGTCCCACACCACATCAGATTGGATTCTTACAAGGTGATCGAACAACCAATCACTTCTGAAACCGCTATGAAGAAGGTTGAAGATGGTAACACTTTGGTTTtccaagtttctttgaaggctAACAAGTACCAAATTAAGAGAGCTGTCAAGGAGCTATACGAAATTGATGTGCAATCAGTTAACACTTTGATTAGACCAAATGGTACCAAGAAGGCTTACGTTAGATTGACTGCTGACCACGATGCCTTGGATATCGCTAACAGAATCGGTTACATCTAA
- the BXI1 gene encoding Bxi1p (similar to Saccharomyces cerevisiae YNL305C; ancestral locus Anc_3.44), whose product MSAPPPYQAIASADERPHNHSDIPDDFKYSTTIVSCDFEIRQQFMAKVYSILSTQLLCTLIFCYLTIKSPKVQLFLIKHTGLYIVAAITTLVSCIWLALSPRPEEYEGPAPWYSLQGRTQYALLGLFTVAESYCMAGCVMFESLEIVLSALVVTFVVVVGVSLMAFSGRFQIALESATSIYYWLNLAVLLLIGVGLSAIFVGGMNSTVSILYGWLGAVVFSIYLFIDTQLIFRKMYLGEEVRCAMMLYLDIVNLFLSILRILSSQNGDD is encoded by the coding sequence ATGAGCGCTCCACCTCCTTACCAAGCTATTGCTTCAGCCGATGAACGTCCACACAACCATTCAGACATCCCCGATGATTTTAAATACTCCACTACTATAGTTTCATGCGATTTCGAAATTCGTCAGCAGTTTATGGCAAAAGTTTACAGTATCCTATCAACACAACTACTCTGTACACTGATATTCTGCTACCTCACTATCAAGAGCCCCAAAGTTCAACTGTTCCTCATTAAGCACACTGGGTTGTACATCGTCGCTGCGATTACTACTCTGGTATCATGTATCTGGCTTGCACTATCCCCTCGTCCAGAAGAGTACGAAGGCCCTGCACCTTGGTATAGCTTACAAGGACGCACGCAATACGCATTATTGGGTCTATTCACAGTTGCTGAAAGTTACTGTATGGCCGGTTGTGTGATGTTCGAATCACTAGAGATCGTTCTAAGCGCACTAGTAGTAACCTTCGTGGTTGTAGTCGGTGTTTCTCTGATGGCCTTCTCCGGTAGGTTCCAAATAGCCCTGGAAAGTGCAACGTCAATATACTACTGGTTGAACCTTGCAGTTTTACTACTTATCGGTGTGGGACTCTCCGCAATCTTTGTCGGTGGAATGAACAGTACTGTAAGTATCCTCTACGGCTGGCTGGGAGCAGTGGTCTTCTCCATCtatctcttcatcgacaCACAACTTATCTTCCGCAAGATGTACCTCGGCGAAGAAGTCCGCTGCGCAATGATGCTTTATCTCGACATTGTCAACCTATTCCTCTCAATATTACGTATCCTATCAAGTCAAAATGGCGATGATTAG